The Eurosta solidaginis isolate ZX-2024a chromosome 4, ASM4086904v1, whole genome shotgun sequence genome includes a window with the following:
- the Slc25A46a gene encoding mitochondrial outer membrane protein SLC25A46 yields MAGMNNYSTLMYATNQKSSQNDDNDDPGVAEHQQQQIRLRNIYSAGQMQGSLMSIRNATSASSSTGAAIPPNTLNIQPTHMQFPMHDERLLHTQNYLESLAGSGHDIRSVGASTALKYVNSERDLSLPLEKHKTLDNYYDSQDDEISIRKYLGIGVQWVSLVTENLLSHPFIVLRRQCQVYNASKRYHLHPFALVSSIIHLHRRQGVTTLWKGLGSCLLVRGMSLAVDDVISKITQWPKEVDSRTSLKRFGQHLILKCVSIAIVMPFYSASLVETVQSDIASEKPGLFDVFREGSLRLLYWSSPQKGRMLPVWALIGPCMSVGITKYLFGLVIKGISSRIIRRRIQQAQERKGAKYKDDSLANQNVEIYSNLIAMLTSEVIFYPFETILHRIQLQGTRTIVDNLDNGYAVVPILTNYQGAIDCYRTTVATEGVGGLYKGFGAIVLQFAAHIAVIKLTKWVVTQITEVISSRPPQKVMQYYNLDRGLNSNSTTISPSLSSNSELDVQSMGNGSVD; encoded by the exons ATGGCCGGAATGAACAATTATTCAACGTTAAT GTATGCGACAAATCAAAAATCAAGTCAAAATGATGACAATGATGATCCAGGCGTTGCAGAGCACCAGCAGCAACAAATACGGCTACGTAATATCTATAGCGCTGGGCAGATGCAAGGTTCATTGATGTCCATCCGCAACGCCACATCAGCATCTAGCTCTACAGGTGCTGCTATACCGCCTAATACTCTAAATATACAGCCCACACACATGCA GTTTCCAATGCATGATGAACGACTTTTGCACACACAAAATTATCTGGAAAGTTTGGCTGGTTCAGGTCATGACATTAGATCCGTAGGGGCATCAACAGCTTTAAAATATGTTAATTCTGAACGCGATCTTTCATTACCACTTGAAAAGCATAAAACTCTCGATAATTACTACGATAGTCAGGACGATG AAATTTCTATACGCAAGTATCTCGGCATAGGCGTTCAATGGGTTAGCTTAGTTACTGAAAATCTGCTCAGTCATCCGTTTATTGTACTACGTCGACAATGTCAAGTTTATAATGCTTCCAAGCG TTATCATCTGCATCCCTTTGCACTTGTATCTAGTATTATACATCTGCATCGGAGACAAGGTGTTACAACATTATGGAAAGGTTTGGGTAGCTGCTTGCTTGTGCGTGGTATGTCGTTAGCGGTAGATGATGTTATATCGAAGATCACCCAATGGCCCAA AGAAGTTGATAGCCGTACATCGCTGAAACGATTCGGACaacatttaattttaaaatg TGTTAGCATTGCCATTGTTATGCCATTTTATTCCGCTTCCTTGGTGGAGACAGTGCAAAGCGATATAGCTAGCGAGAAACCCGGACTTTTTGATGTCTTTCGTGAAGGCAGTTTGCGTTTACTCTATTGGAGTTCACCGCAAAAAGGACGTATGCTACCGGTGTGGGCGCTAATAGGACCCTGTATGTCAGTTGGAATTACTAAATATTTATTTGG ACTCGTAATCAAGGGTATATCATCACGCATAATCCGTCGACGCATACAACAAGCACAAGAACGCAAAGGCGCCAAATATAAAGATGATTCATTGGCGAATCAAAATGTTGAAATTTATTCAAATCTAATTGCTATGTTAACatctgaagttatattttatcCATTTGAAACGAtattacatcgcatacaattacaAGGCACACGCACCATTGTTGATAATTTAGATAATGGTTATGCTGTTGTACCAATATTAACAAATTATCAAGGTGCTATAGATTGTTATCGGACCACAGTAGCGACAGAAGGTGTTGGCGGTCTATACAAAGGTTTTGGCGCTATAGTTCTACAATTTGCTGCACATATTGCTGTAATTAAACTTACCAAATGGGTAGTGACACAAATAACGGAAGTGATTTCAAGTCGTCCACCACAGAAAGTTATGCAATATTATAATTTAGATCGTGGTCTCAACTCGAATTCAACCACCATATCACCAAGTCTCAGTTCCAATAGCGAACTGGATGTACAAAGCATGGGAAATGGTTCGGTTGACTAA
- the LOC137249599 gene encoding beta-lactamase-like protein 2 homolog, producing the protein MALIPPVTRLTSSIIRILGCNPSPMTLQGTNTYLLGTGKKRILIDTGDVDVPEYIAHLDGVLKLEQASLSTIILTHWHQDHVGGVKDVLKVCATGDCQVYKFPRTDTIDLCPEIPAEIKVQPLQDKQELSIDGAKVKIVHTPGHTTDHIVLTTDDGILFSGDCILGEGTAVFEELYDYMQSLHKILEIKPTIIYPAHGNIIEQPLDKIQHYIKHRMQREAQILDFFNRNANKALQAMDVVRDVYKETPEQLWSAAAYNVVHHIEKLVREGKLYAKTINDVTYYVSQQNNAL; encoded by the exons aTGGCATTAATACCACCAGTTACACGACTTACATCTTCCATAATACGTATACTCGGTTGCAATCCTAGTCCAATGACGTTGCAAGGCACCAATACATATCTATTAGGCACTGGCAAAAA ACGCATTTTAATAGATACTGGTGATGTCGATGTTCCGGAATATATCGCACATTTAGATGGGGTCCTAAAGCTGGAACAAGCCTCATTAAGTACTATAATACTTACACATTGGCATCAAGATCACGTGGGTGGGGTGAAGGATGTGCTGAAAGTATGTGCTACAGGTG ATTGTCAGGTTTATAAATTTCCACGTACCGATACTATCGATTTGTGTCCAGAGATCCCAGCGGAGATAAAAGTACAACCATTGCAAGACAAACAAGAGCTTAGTATTGATGGTGCGAAAGTGAAAATTGTACATACTCCTGGGCATACAACAGACCATATTGTCCTAACTACAGATGATGGCATATTATTTAGTGGCGATTGTATTTTAG GCGAGGGCACTGCAGTATTCGAAGAGTTATACGATTACATGCAAAGTTTGCACAAAATCTTGGAAATTAAACCAACAATTATATATCCAGCACATGGAAATATTATTGAG CAACCATTAGACAAAATTCAACACTACATCAAACATCGAATGCAACGTGAAGCACAAATCTTAGATTTCTTCAATCGTAATGCTAATAAGGCACTACAGGCCATGGATGTGGTACGGGATGTATATAAAGAAACGCCGGAACAATTATGGTCGGCAGCCGCTTACAATGTGGTACATCATATTGAGAAATTAGTGCGCGAGGGAAAATTGTATGCTAAAACAATAAATGATGTGACATATTACGTCTCCCAACAAAATAACGCGCTTTAA
- the mRpL3 gene encoding large ribosomal subunit protein uL3m, giving the protein MHICLHLEDKQNGTLSAFVLLLFKINMLRTLIHNFNKLPLNSPVITQVREKGHLNRPRLRNPFWFIRKERLARDTTVTTENKSFIKEVIKDKYGPPSLIKGVQSYDQSGTLIKTEGFERKPWRPSSRRCGLLAKKIGQYPLWLKNGVRIRTTLLQIVDNHVIRYIPPAEYQPTQRPNVKNLHKYGCMLIGAESVDPTTLTKDYCGLFRDSGVMPKRNLARFLVTPDAAIPVGTPLNVAHFRVGDFVDIRGKTVYRGFQGVVKRHGFKGMPASHGVTKTHRRPGNIGGGGEKGRVWPGTKMPGHMGNRWRKAKGMRIWRINTKYNVMWVSGSSIPGPTNGLVYVYDTILPLRKHKTAPPFPTTFEDEVEKLTGTADDIWYEDVHNFKDDTITFQPETTN; this is encoded by the exons atgcacatCTGTTTACACCTGGAGGATAAGCAAAATGGAACTTTAAGTGCATTTGTTTTATtactatttaaaataaatatgttgcGTACACTAATACATAATTTTAACAAGTTGCC TCTTAATTCCCCTGTTATTACACAAGTTCGGGAAAAGGGACACTTAAATAGGCCGCGCCTTAGGAATCCGTTTTGGTTTATAAGAAAAGAAAGACTA GCCCGTGATACAACCGTGACCACTGAGAATAAATCTTTTATTAAAGAAGTGATAAAAGATAAATATGGGCCACCATCACTGATAAAAGGTGTACAATCTTATGATCAATCAGGAACTTTAATAAAAACAGAAGGGTTTGAACGTAAACCATGGCGTCCAAGCTCGCGCCGTTGTGGCTTacttgcaaaaaaaattggtcaGTATCCGCTGTGGCTTAAAAATGGTGTACGCATACGTACAACATTATTACAGATTGTTGATAATCATGTTATACGTTATATACCACCCGCGGAATATCAACCGACTCAAAGACCAAATGTTAAGAATTTACATAAGTACGGTTGTATGTTAATAGGTGCAGAGTCAGTTGATCCCACAACACTAACTAAAGATTATTGTGGACTATTTCGCGATTCTGGTGTCATGCCAAAACGCAATTTAGCACGTTTTCTAGTTACACCAGATGCAGCAATACCAGTTGGTACACCATTAAATGTAGCACATTTCCGTGTGGGAGATTTTGTAGATATACGGGGTAAAAC TGTTTATCGCGGTTTTCAAGGTGTTGTAAAGCGTCATGGTTTTAAAGGTATGCCTGCTTCGCATGGTGTTACAAAAACACATCGCCGGCCCGGTAATATTGGTGGTGGCGGCGAAAAGGGTCGCGTTTGGCCGGGTACAAAAATGCCTGGACATATGGGTAATCGTTGGCGTAAGGCGAAAGGTATGCGTATCTGGCGTATCAATACAAAATACAATGTTATGTGGGTGAGTGGTAGCAGCATACCTGGACCTACTAATGGTTTGGTTTATGTTTACGATACTATATTACCGTTGCGCAAACACAAGACAGCACCACCATTTCCTACAACATTTGAGGATGAAGTGGAAAAGTTAACCGGTACAGCGGATGATATTTGGTACGAGGACGTGCATAATTTTAAAGATGATACCATAACCTTCCAGCCAGAAACTACCaattaa
- the LOC137249601 gene encoding pre-rRNA 2'-O-ribose RNA methyltransferase FTSJ3, whose translation MGKKTKIGKARKDKFYQLAKETGFRSRAAFKLIQLNRKFGFLQQSQVCIDLCAAPGGWMQVAKQNMPVSSIVIGVDLYPIRPIAGCISLVEDITTDKCKQSLTKELQAWKVDVVLHDGAPNVGRNWLFDAYQQICLTLNALKLSTNFLRSGGWFVTKVFRSKDYNALLWVLKQLFKKVHATKPSASRKESAEIFVVCQCYLAPTRIDPRLLDSKYVFEELDLEGKKKNPLLHPEKQKRVKAEGYTEADIALRNDLSATDFMQASSGLGALQGVGSIRIDDERIAKHPKTTTEILECCKDIKVLGRKDIKALLAWWKVIKDELFKKSEIETSVIEEEMPKKAPTQEEIEDLEEEELQQQIAELAEEEQREIKRKRKKELKSKQKLQEKMNLHMVIKGDVGPQDEGEQEIFDLKSIKTQRELEEMLDVVPEFDAEGEEVEVPKLPKYVAYAKDDKRLDDDANYENDDEAEVSADEDSESDYEKDGLGLSEDEDTLKEPTEKKKRVDHPLIKSGDFRDKDTKRQQRVQLWFEKDNLQQIDTEDDEDYDLDRLASEYKNKGVAVLGESQMSTGETGAKLLLGKKSKRRARHEIANSDSTSSESSDSDSDATVNDDINEGSDKKKAANNMTKEPKSKKIRLSEEELALGAIMIKGKKTRRELIDGAWNRYAFNDDNLPHWFVQDEDLHMRKPIPVPNEIAEEYERKVQELNARPIKKVMEAKARKRKHTLKRLAKAKKQAEKIMEDGDCTAQEKARQLRKIYKKAQEKKKEITYVVAKKHQAAKRARRPAGVKGRYRVVDPRQKKDKRALSAKGKREKKRKGKK comes from the exons atgggcaaaaaaactAAGATAGGAAAAGCGCGTAAGGATAAGTTCTATCAGTTGGCGAAGGAAACTG GCTTTCGATCGCGTGCTGCTTTCAAGTTGATACAGCTTAATCGTAAAtttggcttcctacaacaatcacaaGTATGCATAGACCTGTGCGCTGCCCCTGGGGGCTGGATGCAAGTGGCCAAACAAAATATGCCCGTATCAAGTATAGTAATTGGCGTAGACTTATATCCTATACGGCCAATAGCTGGTTGTATCAGTTTAGTTGAAGATATAACGACAGACAAGTGCAAACAATCGTTAACGAAAGAATTGCAGGCGTGGAAGGTTGATGTTGTACTGCATGATGGTGCACCAAATGTTGGACGTAATTGGTTATTCGATGCTTATCAACAAATTTGTCTTACTCTGAACGCTTTAAAACTTAGCACGAACTTCTTACGTTCTGGCGGTTGGTTTGTTACCAAAGTATTTCGTTCCAAAGATTACAATGCATTGTTGTGGGTACTGAAACAACTTTTTAAGAAGGTGCATGCCACAAAACCGAGTGCTTCCCGTAAAGAATCCGCTGAAATATTCGTTGTTTGTCAATGCTATTTGGCGCCAACACGCATCGATCCGCGTTTGCTTGACTCTAAATATGTCTTTGAAGAATTGGATTTAGAGGGTAAAAAGAAAAATCCACTTTTACATCCTGAGAAACAAAAACGTGTAAAAGCTGAGGGTTATACAGAAGCGGACATAGCGCTACGTAATGATTTGTCTGCTACAGACTTTATGCAAGCTAGCAGTGGTTTGGGTGCGCTACAAGGTGTTGGTTCAATACGAATTGACGATGAACGCATAGCAAAACATCCTAAAACAACAACAGAAATACTTGAATGTTGTAAGGATATTAAAGTACTTGGGCGCAAGGATATCAAAGCATTGTTAGCATGGTGGAAGGTAATAAAGGATGAACTATTTAAAAAATCTGAAATTGAGACCTCTGTGATAGAAGAAGAAATGCCAAAAAAGGCGCCTACACAAGAGGAAATTGAAGATTTGGAAGAAGAGGAATTGCAGCAACAAATAGCGGAGCTTGCCGAGGAGGAACAACGTGAAATAAAACGTAAACGCAAAAAAGAGctcaaatcaaaacaaaaacttcAGGAGAAAATGAACTTGCATATGGTTATCAAAGGCGACGTCGGTCCACAAGACGAGGGCGAACAAGAAATTTTCGATTTGAAAAGTATTAAGACGCAACGCGAGTTAGAAGAAATGTTAGATGTAGTGCCAGAATTCGATGCAGAGGGCGAAGAAGTGGAAGTACCCAAATTACCAAAATACGTTGCATATGCTAAAGACGACAAGCGTTTAGATGATGATGCAAACTATGAAAATGACGATGAAGCAGAGGTTTCAGCTGATGAGGACTCCGAAAGTGATTATGAAAAAGATGGTTTAGGCTTAAGTGAAGATGAAGACACTTTAAAAGAACCAACAGAGAAAAAGAAGCGAGTTGATCATCCGCTTATAAAGTCAGGCGATTTTAGAGATAAGGACACAAAACGTCAGCAACGTGTACAACTTTGGTTTGAAAAGGACAATTTACAGCAAATAGATACTGAAGATGATGAAGACTACGATTTGGATCGTTTAGCAagtgaatacaaaaacaaaggcGTTGCTGTTTTGGGTGAATCACAGATGTCAACTGGTGAGACGGGCGCGAAGTTACTATTGGGAAAAAAATCGAAAAGACGTGCACGTCACGAGATTGCAAATTCAGACTCCACAAGCTCTGAATCAAGCGATAGTGACTCAGATGCGACAGTTAATGATGATATTAATGAAGGAAGTGACAAGAAAAAAGCTGCCAACAATATGACCAAAG AGCCCAAATCAAAAAAGATACGGCTTAGCGAGGAAGAGCTTGCACTTGGCGCTATCATGATTAAAGGCAAAAAAACACGTCGTGAGCTTATCGATGGCGCTTGGAATCGTTATGCCTTCAACGATGACAATCTACCACATTGGTTTGTTCAAGATGAAGATTTGCATATGAGAAAGCCTATACCAGTGCCGAATGAAATTGCTGAAGAGTATGAACGTAAAGTGCAAGAGTTGAATGCACGTCCTATTAAGAAGGTTATGGAAGCAAAGGCACGTAAACGTAAGCATACGCTCAAACGTTTAGCAAAAGCTAAAAAGCAAGCAGAAAAAATTATGGAAGATGGTGATTGCACAGCACAGGAAAAGGCACGACAGctaagaaaaatttacaaaaaggcgCAGGAGAAGAAGAAAGAAATTACGTATGTGGTTGCAAAGAAGCATCAAGCTGCTAAACGTGCTAGACGACCGGCAGGTGTTAAAGGACGTTATCGTGTGGTCGATCCACGACAAAAGAAAGATAAACGTGCACTCAGTGCGAAAGGCAAGCGTGAAAAGAAACGCAAAGGCAAAAAGTAG